TGAGCGCGGTATCGAACGCCTGATCTTTGATAGCCGGGCGGTGTTCGCCAGTGATGCGGATGACCCAGCCACAGTTGAGGCCAAGGCCCGCAAACCGCGATTGCCGGTACACGCGCTGGCGCTGGGGCAACAGCCGGCGGTGCGTTTTATCGGCGGCATGGACAATCAGGCCAATCTGGGCTTTCTCCAGCCCTGGCTGGACAAGTTTCAGCAATGGCTGGCAGAAGGGCGTGAGCCTATGCTGTTTATGCATACTCCGGACAACCGGCTCGCTCCTGAACTGGCGCGTATATTCCTGCAGCAACTGGCTGAAAGGGTGCCTGGGCTGGAGCCGATGCCGGCGTGGCCGGGCGAACGCGAACTGGCCGAGCAGCCGGTTCAGGATGTGTTGTTCGAATAATTGAGGTCAACGCAAAGTTTATGGGTCGGGGGGTAGCGTGAACATAGCTGTGCTGACAATCCAGTTCTCCTTACCAGGATGTGGCTCGCTAAAAGAAAAACGCCAGCGTATGGGCGGCCTGCATGAGCGTTTCGGCCGCACGCCGGCGATCGCGGTATGTGAAAGCGATCATCTGGATCGACTCGAATCCAGTGAGTGGTCCTTTGTGGTGGTGGCGATATCGCCGCAGAAGGTGGAGTCGATCTGTAGCGAGATTGAGGACAAGCTTCAACGTACCGTAGACGGTCGGGTACTTGAGGTGTCGCGCGAGATGCTCTAGGTCGAATCCAGGCAGGGTGATGCCTCATCAAAGCAGGTGGGAGCCAGGGTAAAATCTAGCCTTTTCCTCTATTGGGGCGGCTGGTTTGGTAAAAGACAAGACCTGACCCTAAGCGTAACGACAAGCCTCGAATAAAAGGATAGATTTATTTTTTGCCGTTCACTCAGTGATTTCTCATGTATGAACGGTACCGAAAAGGTTCGAGGGTTTTATGGAAGAATATCGCGTAAAAATGTCCCGACGACCTCGTTCCACTGGAGATGGAGAGAAGAGATTCTACGTACCAAAGTCTATGGTTCAAAAAAATGATGAGATTTACTTGGCGTTGCGATTGGTATGCGACAGGAGACAATTCGGGGAATGCTTTCGTCGTTTGATGCCAAGTCAATTTGATCGCATGGGGAGTGATAGCGGAGTAATGAT
This genomic stretch from Halopseudomonas pelagia harbors:
- a CDS encoding DUF503 domain-containing protein, encoding MNIAVLTIQFSLPGCGSLKEKRQRMGGLHERFGRTPAIAVCESDHLDRLESSEWSFVVVAISPQKVESICSEIEDKLQRTVDGRVLEVSREML